A genome region from Leifsonia sp. Root112D2 includes the following:
- a CDS encoding NAD(P)/FAD-dependent oxidoreductase, translated as MTRTNENEYDVVIVGGGAAGLSAAVSLGRSRRSVLVIDAGEPRNAPAAGVHNFLSRDGVNPLELQRLGRDEVERYGGRVARGSAVTASRTDEGFVVTMEGGSVVRGRRLLVASGVVDELPSVVGLQERWGKDVVHCPYCHGWEVRDQAIGILATGPMAMHQAMLFRQLSATVTFFAHTAPPLTDEEREQLAARDIRVVEGIVESLEVVDDALAGVLLADGARHPVQALAVATTLTARSEILGGLGVKPTAHPMGVGTYIESDATGLTSAAGVWVAGNVTDPVAQVVTAASDGLRAGAAINADLIAEEVREAIAARATA; from the coding sequence ATGACGCGAACGAACGAGAACGAATATGACGTGGTCATCGTCGGAGGCGGCGCCGCCGGGCTGAGCGCGGCCGTATCCCTGGGGCGCTCGCGGCGTTCCGTGCTGGTTATCGACGCCGGCGAGCCGCGCAATGCGCCCGCGGCCGGCGTGCACAACTTTCTGAGCCGCGACGGGGTGAACCCGCTCGAACTGCAGCGGCTCGGCAGGGACGAGGTCGAACGCTACGGGGGACGTGTGGCGCGGGGCAGCGCCGTGACGGCGAGCCGCACCGACGAAGGTTTCGTGGTGACGATGGAGGGCGGCAGCGTGGTTCGGGGGCGGCGGCTGCTCGTCGCATCCGGTGTGGTCGATGAGCTGCCGAGTGTGGTGGGGCTGCAGGAGCGCTGGGGCAAGGACGTGGTGCACTGCCCGTATTGCCACGGCTGGGAGGTGCGCGACCAGGCGATCGGCATACTCGCGACCGGGCCGATGGCCATGCATCAGGCGATGCTGTTTCGGCAATTGAGCGCGACCGTCACCTTCTTCGCCCACACCGCGCCGCCGCTCACGGACGAGGAGCGGGAACAGCTCGCCGCGCGCGACATCCGCGTGGTCGAAGGCATCGTCGAGTCGCTCGAGGTGGTGGACGACGCGCTCGCCGGGGTGCTGCTGGCAGACGGGGCGAGACATCCGGTGCAGGCGCTTGCCGTGGCCACGACCCTGACGGCGCGGTCCGAGATTCTCGGCGGTCTCGGAGTGAAGCCGACGGCGCATCCGATGGGCGTCGGCACCTACATCGAATCGGATGCGACGGGGCTGACCTCGGCCGCCGGCGTGTGGGTGGCCGGTAACGTTACCGACCCCGTGGCCCAGGTGGTGACGGCGGCAAGCGACGGTCTGCGCGCCGGCGCCGCCATCAACGCCGATCTCATTGCCGAAGAAGTGCGCGAGGCGATTGCCGCGCGAGCGACCGCCTGA
- a CDS encoding ABC transporter substrate-binding protein: MIGIHHVVRSRRRSALTVTALGAATALFALTGCSTGTSTTNGSYGFPEAKQNASSTITVWVDADRQAAAKAFEKANPDTKIKVVSYDGSANGSNSFRTKMQLFDRAGSGWPDVVFSSQNTDAAWASQKSGGKQAFAATLDKGLVPQKTLDGFAAGALNPCTVEGHVYCLRNDLAQAVLWYNKSLMDQFGYSIPKTWEDYEALGAKVASEHPGYIIGTAGDAWTPEVFMWASKCEANNVTGPKAVTVKTDTTQCKRAASLLDTLRENGTVPPVSVFTPEFVKKYTGKVLMMPGPAWYAGAIFNNPQSLNVPAGQLAVAAPLPWKGEDKAATGNVGGGTWFISSHSKNLKAAEKFVQYVTTADAYQVDLAPGYPAYSAAADKWIAKQDASKYFATPLQPIVTAASQIWDGWGYGIFSQEAIWAKTITTGVAGGKTISELLPAWQTAIENQAKVDGYKVN; this comes from the coding sequence ATGATCGGAATCCACCATGTGGTGCGTTCACGCCGCCGATCGGCGCTGACCGTCACCGCACTTGGCGCCGCAACGGCGCTTTTTGCTCTTACCGGGTGCAGCACCGGGACGAGCACAACGAACGGATCGTACGGTTTTCCCGAAGCCAAGCAGAACGCCTCCTCGACGATAACCGTCTGGGTCGACGCGGATCGCCAGGCCGCCGCGAAGGCATTTGAAAAGGCGAACCCCGACACCAAGATCAAGGTCGTCTCGTATGACGGCTCGGCGAACGGGTCGAATTCTTTCCGCACGAAGATGCAGCTCTTCGACAGGGCCGGCAGCGGCTGGCCCGATGTCGTGTTCTCCTCCCAGAATACCGACGCGGCCTGGGCAAGCCAGAAGAGCGGTGGCAAGCAGGCCTTCGCCGCCACCCTCGACAAGGGCCTTGTGCCTCAAAAGACTCTTGACGGCTTTGCTGCGGGCGCGCTCAACCCGTGCACCGTTGAGGGCCACGTCTACTGCCTACGCAACGACCTGGCCCAGGCGGTGCTCTGGTACAACAAGTCGCTCATGGACCAGTTCGGGTACAGCATTCCAAAGACCTGGGAAGACTACGAGGCTCTCGGCGCCAAGGTCGCCAGCGAGCACCCTGGATACATCATCGGTACGGCGGGAGACGCCTGGACCCCCGAGGTGTTCATGTGGGCGAGCAAGTGTGAGGCCAACAATGTGACCGGACCCAAGGCCGTGACGGTGAAGACAGACACAACGCAGTGCAAGCGCGCTGCCTCGTTGCTCGACACGCTTCGCGAAAATGGCACGGTTCCGCCCGTCAGCGTGTTCACGCCGGAGTTCGTGAAGAAGTACACCGGCAAGGTGCTGATGATGCCCGGCCCCGCGTGGTACGCCGGCGCGATCTTCAACAACCCCCAGTCGCTCAACGTGCCCGCCGGCCAGCTGGCTGTTGCCGCTCCTCTTCCCTGGAAGGGTGAGGACAAGGCGGCTACCGGCAACGTCGGTGGCGGCACCTGGTTCATCTCCAGCCACTCGAAGAACCTCAAGGCGGCCGAGAAGTTCGTGCAGTACGTCACGACGGCGGATGCATACCAGGTCGACCTCGCACCGGGCTACCCCGCGTACTCGGCGGCCGCCGACAAGTGGATCGCGAAGCAGGACGCCAGCAAGTACTTTGCAACGCCCCTGCAGCCCATCGTGACCGCGGCCTCCCAGATCTGGGACGGCTGGGGCTACGGAATCTTCAGCCAGGAGGCCATCTGGGCCAAGACCATCACCACGGGCGTCGCCGGAGGCAAGACGATCTCCGAGCTGCTGCCCGCCTGGCAGACGGCGATCGAGAACCAGGCCAAGGTCGACGGATACAAGGTGAACTAA
- a CDS encoding carbohydrate ABC transporter permease, with translation MTSLSTERRQGVGLPAWGGRSVAGLILVLFVLFFVIPIIWLLFAVTKTSRALIVSNPFAIGSWTDFIANWNQLFGFQDGAVTVWIGNSALYTLGALVITLIASIPAGYALALTDFKLRKALLVLTLVVMLIPSTALVLPVFLELNSVGLIGSPLSVILPMSFFPFGVYLTYIYFSTSIPRDLLAAARIDGCSEVQVFTRIALPLAAPIVALVAFFSFVQNWNNFFLPFVMLPSSDGYPIQVGLTSLLAATPAFNPSSAGSDSVQLPTLALATIISILPVLIVFLFSQRFLVAGMTAGGTKE, from the coding sequence ATGACTTCACTCTCCACCGAACGTCGCCAGGGTGTCGGGCTTCCCGCGTGGGGCGGGCGCTCTGTCGCCGGGCTGATACTCGTTCTCTTCGTGCTGTTCTTCGTGATTCCCATCATCTGGCTGCTCTTCGCCGTCACGAAGACCTCACGGGCGCTGATCGTCTCGAACCCGTTCGCCATTGGCTCGTGGACCGATTTCATTGCGAACTGGAATCAGCTGTTCGGCTTTCAAGACGGGGCCGTGACGGTCTGGATCGGCAACTCCGCGCTGTACACGCTCGGCGCGCTGGTGATCACCCTGATCGCCAGCATTCCCGCCGGGTACGCGCTGGCGCTCACCGATTTCAAGTTGCGCAAGGCGCTGCTGGTTCTGACGCTGGTCGTGATGCTCATACCGAGCACGGCGCTGGTGTTGCCGGTGTTCCTCGAGCTGAACAGTGTCGGATTGATCGGTTCGCCGCTCTCGGTGATTCTGCCGATGTCGTTCTTTCCCTTTGGCGTGTATCTCACGTACATCTATTTCTCCACGAGTATCCCGCGCGACCTGCTCGCAGCTGCGCGCATCGACGGCTGCAGCGAGGTGCAGGTCTTCACGCGCATCGCGCTGCCGCTTGCCGCCCCCATTGTGGCGCTCGTCGCGTTCTTCAGCTTCGTTCAGAACTGGAACAACTTCTTCCTGCCATTCGTCATGTTGCCCTCCAGTGACGGGTATCCGATTCAGGTCGGTCTAACCTCGCTGCTGGCCGCGACCCCGGCGTTCAATCCCAGTTCTGCCGGATCGGACTCCGTACAATTGCCGACCCTGGCGTTGGCCACAATCATTTCGATCCTTCCAGTTCTCATCGTCTTCCTCTTCTCTCAGCGATTCCTCGTTGCGGGCATGACGGCGGGAGGAACCAAGGAATGA
- a CDS encoding right-handed parallel beta-helix repeat-containing protein: MTTKRRRRRVAALSVLSAGFVVASALFPLSAQAAPSTTYFASPDGSGSGNCVQTRPCSLEHAQNIVRGKAHRGDVRVELADGTYRITKPLQFRANDGGGEHTIEWKAAPGAHPVISGATKVGGWVKSDAGSGIWEASTPSGLDTRQLFVNGTIAPRAAMRLANSDVTPTATGLTIKNPALSSLATLPDQGRIEFESLGDFTNRYSPVKSISGSEITMKQPAWNNNTWGWDTVQNSFLAGPSWYLDNSLRFLTEVGQWYIDPDAGTLYYKPAAGIDPNSLDVELPRLQSLVSIGGTYQKPVTGLAFSGIQFTGTSWMGPSVDGYADQQNGTFIKGAYDYRPADAFTSCSRGCEMFERARTDWFQEPAAVQVSAASRISFTGNTFTNLGQSALGIGNDANATSSGIGLGASNISVVGNRFMEDSGHGVVVGGVLPDAHHPSDSRMTNKDILIQNNTINRVSVDYKDNSGILSTYVTNASILHNEVSNVPYDGIDTGFGWGINDAGGSNDYVDRGYYKWNTLYTTPTTLKNTRVEANLVHNTKSRFADGGTIYNLSANPGSTFDKNYLFNISGVGLYLDEGSRSMTWESNVVQGGSFVFTNAYSLRNNTSDNVIQNNWYNSGGVSAPNAEAHNNKLVNNIKVNGADWPAGARAVICASGVEAQYRTALNANLFGFTGCSTDSPLASGFSMAGASALSAYFGQNGKAFGIAAKGADVWGAGGQHDDQFGAIYRAGSFSDASSASVRVVSVNDADPWAKSGIMVRNDMTKAGASGGCAVVAATARNGVVFEWDSNGDGYLDTDAKANVDSHRPVWVRLTRSGMSFSASYSYDGVNYVPVGSPVTLASAAGTQDAGIFSTSHNTTQSAINQFDSLTY, translated from the coding sequence TTGACAACGAAACGAAGGAGGCGCCGAGTTGCGGCGCTTTCCGTGCTCAGCGCCGGGTTCGTCGTCGCATCGGCACTCTTTCCGCTCAGCGCCCAGGCTGCTCCATCGACGACGTACTTCGCGTCGCCCGACGGCAGCGGCTCAGGCAATTGCGTTCAAACCCGGCCGTGCTCGCTCGAGCATGCCCAAAACATCGTGCGGGGTAAGGCACACCGTGGCGACGTCAGGGTGGAACTCGCCGACGGCACCTACCGCATCACCAAGCCGCTGCAGTTTCGGGCGAACGACGGAGGCGGCGAGCACACGATCGAGTGGAAGGCTGCACCCGGTGCGCACCCTGTGATCTCGGGGGCCACGAAAGTCGGTGGCTGGGTGAAATCGGATGCCGGCTCCGGCATCTGGGAGGCCTCGACCCCGAGTGGGCTCGACACCCGCCAGCTCTTCGTGAACGGAACGATAGCGCCACGCGCAGCGATGCGACTGGCAAACTCGGATGTCACGCCCACGGCGACCGGACTGACCATCAAGAACCCCGCGCTCAGCTCCCTCGCGACGCTCCCCGACCAGGGGCGCATCGAATTCGAGTCGCTCGGGGACTTCACCAACCGCTACTCGCCGGTGAAAAGCATCAGCGGCAGCGAGATCACGATGAAGCAGCCGGCCTGGAACAACAACACCTGGGGCTGGGACACCGTGCAGAACTCGTTCCTGGCCGGGCCGAGTTGGTACCTGGACAACTCCCTTCGATTCCTCACCGAGGTCGGCCAGTGGTACATCGATCCCGATGCAGGCACGCTCTACTACAAGCCGGCGGCAGGGATCGACCCGAACAGCCTCGATGTCGAACTGCCGCGCCTGCAGTCGCTCGTCAGCATCGGTGGAACCTACCAGAAGCCGGTGACGGGGCTTGCATTCAGCGGCATCCAGTTCACAGGCACCTCGTGGATGGGCCCATCCGTCGACGGATATGCAGACCAGCAGAACGGAACGTTCATCAAGGGCGCGTACGACTACCGCCCCGCGGATGCGTTCACCAGCTGCTCGCGTGGCTGCGAGATGTTCGAGCGCGCCCGCACCGACTGGTTCCAGGAGCCCGCGGCCGTGCAGGTGTCGGCGGCGAGCCGAATCTCGTTCACGGGTAACACGTTCACCAACCTTGGCCAGTCGGCCCTGGGAATCGGAAACGACGCCAACGCCACCTCGTCTGGAATCGGTCTCGGTGCCAGCAACATCAGCGTGGTGGGCAACCGCTTCATGGAGGACAGCGGGCATGGCGTGGTCGTCGGCGGTGTTCTGCCCGACGCGCATCACCCGAGCGATTCGCGAATGACCAACAAGGACATCCTGATTCAAAACAACACGATCAACCGGGTGTCCGTCGATTACAAAGACAACAGCGGCATTCTCAGCACCTACGTCACGAATGCCAGCATTCTTCACAATGAGGTCTCCAACGTGCCGTACGACGGAATCGACACCGGTTTCGGATGGGGCATCAACGACGCCGGCGGCTCGAACGACTACGTGGATCGCGGCTATTACAAGTGGAACACGCTCTACACGACGCCGACCACGCTGAAGAACACCCGCGTTGAGGCGAACCTCGTTCACAACACGAAGTCGCGATTCGCAGACGGCGGAACCATCTACAACCTCTCCGCCAACCCTGGATCAACCTTCGACAAGAACTATCTCTTCAACATCTCCGGGGTCGGGCTTTACCTGGACGAGGGCTCACGGTCGATGACCTGGGAGAGCAACGTCGTGCAGGGCGGCTCGTTCGTGTTCACAAACGCGTACAGCCTGCGCAATAACACCAGCGACAACGTCATTCAGAACAACTGGTACAACTCCGGTGGCGTGTCGGCGCCGAATGCCGAGGCGCACAACAACAAGCTGGTCAACAACATCAAGGTGAATGGTGCTGACTGGCCGGCTGGTGCTCGCGCAGTGATCTGCGCATCCGGAGTCGAAGCGCAGTACCGCACCGCCCTGAACGCGAACCTGTTCGGGTTCACCGGATGCTCGACCGATTCACCGCTCGCATCGGGGTTCAGCATGGCAGGGGCATCCGCCCTGAGTGCGTACTTCGGCCAGAACGGTAAGGCGTTTGGCATCGCCGCGAAGGGCGCAGACGTCTGGGGCGCCGGTGGCCAGCATGATGACCAGTTCGGGGCCATCTACCGCGCCGGTTCATTCAGCGACGCCTCGAGCGCTTCCGTTCGGGTGGTGTCGGTGAACGACGCCGATCCGTGGGCGAAGTCGGGCATCATGGTGCGCAACGATATGACGAAGGCTGGAGCATCGGGAGGATGCGCCGTCGTGGCTGCGACGGCTCGCAACGGAGTGGTCTTCGAATGGGATTCCAACGGTGACGGCTATCTCGACACGGATGCTAAGGCGAACGTCGACAGCCACAGGCCCGTCTGGGTGCGACTCACCCGCTCGGGAATGTCGTTCTCGGCCTCGTATTCGTACGATGGCGTGAACTATGTGCCGGTCGGCTCGCCGGTCACACTGGCCTCCGCGGCCGGCACGCAGGATGCCGGCATCTTCTCTACCTCGCACAACACCACCCAGTCGGCGATCAACCAGTTCGACTCGCTGACGTATTAG
- a CDS encoding carbohydrate ABC transporter permease, translating to MTLAPPSDQLTAGANARRRSARPERRPAGRVPIGYVFVSLYTVLALAFGIVPAIYALVLAFTTGDGGFAGLDNFVKVVTDFRFWPAVLHVTLYLVIWLVMLVIFVVALSLIVHAVRVRWAGTTLRFIYYLPGALAGASSVLLWLFVLDPTASPVSGLLRLMGMNSFVQVIQPGNLPVIFAIIAFWTGAGGWIVIMYGALNNVSTDVIEAARIDGANASQIAMRIQLPMLRKWIAYMGVMSLAAGTQLFVEPQLLSQASNAVVPNDYSLNQLAYQYAFQQNDFNGAAAISLILLVVALLLSWVFVTRGGLFEKE from the coding sequence ATGACCCTCGCTCCTCCGAGCGACCAACTGACCGCCGGCGCGAATGCGCGCCGGCGGTCGGCTCGGCCCGAGAGACGCCCTGCCGGGCGCGTGCCCATCGGGTACGTCTTCGTCTCTCTTTACACGGTTCTCGCCCTGGCCTTCGGCATCGTCCCGGCCATCTACGCGCTGGTACTCGCGTTCACTACCGGTGATGGCGGATTCGCCGGCCTCGACAACTTCGTCAAGGTCGTCACCGACTTCCGCTTTTGGCCGGCGGTGCTGCACGTCACGCTGTACCTGGTCATCTGGCTGGTGATGCTTGTCATCTTCGTGGTGGCGCTGTCGCTCATCGTTCACGCGGTGAGAGTGCGCTGGGCAGGCACGACGCTGCGCTTTATCTACTATCTCCCCGGGGCGCTTGCCGGAGCATCCAGCGTGCTGCTGTGGCTGTTCGTTCTCGACCCGACTGCCAGCCCGGTCAGCGGCCTTCTGCGCCTGATGGGCATGAACAGCTTTGTGCAGGTGATCCAGCCGGGAAACCTGCCGGTCATCTTCGCGATCATCGCCTTCTGGACCGGAGCTGGCGGCTGGATAGTGATCATGTATGGCGCGTTGAACAACGTGAGTACCGACGTGATCGAGGCCGCCCGCATCGACGGGGCGAATGCGTCGCAAATCGCGATGCGCATCCAGTTGCCGATGCTTCGCAAGTGGATTGCATACATGGGTGTGATGTCGCTCGCGGCAGGAACCCAGCTGTTCGTCGAACCACAGTTGCTCAGCCAGGCCAGTAACGCGGTGGTCCCCAACGACTACTCGCTCAACCAGCTGGCCTATCAGTACGCGTTTCAGCAGAACGACTTCAACGGCGCGGCCGCGATATCGCTCATCCTGCTGGTGGTCGCTCTTCTGCTGTCGTGGGTCTTCGTGACTCGCGGCGGCCTCTTCGAGAAGGAATGA